The Amphiura filiformis chromosome 8, Afil_fr2py, whole genome shotgun sequence genomic sequence CGTATTTATTTTTGGTTGCGATTGAAacgatcatgatgcagtcatgtctacagtagaattcatctcgacctttgcaggacttaaccccattaaaagctattaaaccaagataacactcattgaaacagctcaactgattaaatcggatcttctctggttgtgcacaagtgtctgttttcatgtgcgatatcgcaataaagctggtattatagcttcagttgggtaaccgattataaaggaaacgaaaggaaacaatggtatgtgtacctttgttcacgaaatgagacaattgcctgctttttgtaaaccagcattcttgaaaatgagcaacataatgattgttgacttaacacggtttggaaataatttcttcatatttttggtgttatctgtcgtttacatatccttcctaaaacacaaaagtgcgaccctctccaaacacctaaattagctaaaaatttaggacatgttacaaaactatattgtctagaattttagaagagtacttttaatattggccggttatttttcacacagcgacgttaactaggcaatgtactattacctataacattaactaaaacaccaaagtacgaatatttccaaacatctaaattagctaaaaatttaggacatgttaaaaactatattttctagaactttagaagagtacttttaatattggccggttatttttcacacagcgacgttaactagtcatatccccatacttttaacgtagggctatttatagaggtcacgcgtcaatgggaaagagcactgtgtattgtgtataggaaaacggacagtaactgcagtatgtggctCTTGCTATTCGCCAGAACATGCAGAATAAGAACATTAAGGGTATCCCAATTGAAAATCATAATTTAAAGATTTCATTATTTGTTGATGACTCTGTTTGCTTTCTTGATGGCTCTCATGTTTCTTTTAGTCATTTGTTTgaaacccttgataaatttgctcggtgcatgatgcagtcatgtctacagtagaattcaccacgacctttgcaggacttaaacgccattaaaagctattaaaccaagataacactcattgaaaacagctcaactgattaaatcagatcttctctggttgtgtctGTTTTAcgtgtgcggtatcgcaatgagctggtattatagcttcagttgggtaaccgattataaaggaaacgcaaggaaacaatggtatgtggacctttgttcacgaaatgagacaatggtctgctttttgttaaccagcattcttgaaaatgagcaacataatgattgttgacttaacacggtttggaaataatttcttcatattttttggtgttatctgtcgtttacatatccttcctaaaacacaaaagtgcgactacttccaaacacctaaattagttaaaaatttagaacatgttacaaaactatattttctagaatttcatagaatactttaaatgtagcttgtaccgtttttttgtggcatccttcagaagtgagcggtccgttaccaatatttttggtcaaatctcaattcaattaacacggggagttggctagctatgagctagctatgccttgccctcactcatattttacgaaagtgcgactatttctgaacatctaacctagctgtaattttaggtcatgttagagaaatatatttgctagaagtttggagaatactttaaatattggccggttatttttcacacagtgatgttaactaggcaaatgcatatacttctaacatacactatttgtaaaggtcgcgcgtctgtgtattgtgtataggaaaacggacagtaactgcagtataatGGTTCTGGTTGTAAGGTCAACCTAACCAAATCTGAAGCTATTTGGTTTGGCTCTAAAAAGGGTTCCAATGATTTCCCTTTGTGGTCTTGCCTGAAAAAGTAGTCAATTCAAAACATTGGGCGTTGCCTTTTCTATTCACACTAATACCATGATCTCAACTATAAAGTAAAATTGAAGCAAATCGAGGGGACTTTGAACTGTTGGTGCACTCGAAATTTGTCTTTATTTGTCTTAGATCATTTTATTTTAAGGTTTTTCATAATGCTATTTCTTTCAATGATTTTTTGTTCAAGATTAAAAGAAAAGATTCTCCTAATTGTTTTTTCTGTAAGAAATTTCCTCAAACTattattcatttcatttcttttgtGAATGTGATTCTGTTAAACCTATTTGGAAAGACTTAGTTAAGATCATTAAGGTCATTGACTTTTCTATTTCATCCTTTGATATAATATTTGGTATCCAAGATGATAAATTAATTACATATATTTTATTGTGTATTAAATACTATCTTTATGTTTGCAAATTTCAGGAAAAAATCCCTAGTTTTATTAATTGTGttaatttcattaaaaagaaCAGAGAAACAGAATATAATATTACCAAAAGGCATGATAAGCTCTCCTCTCATTATAAAAAGTGGAGATTTGACTTGTAATCTACTTTATAgctttcaaatgccgtttgttttgttcaagttgcttgttttaatctcgagatacgtttagttaacaacgaaagggtaaaatcacaattttgccACTTTTATTAGGGaaaagggctgtacatgtaaatcaatgatagcatcaagtttatcaagatttCCTTCGTTAAATTAAacgaatgcatcgattacacaacaatacaaaataaaatttactgtttttactgttttatcatgatgcaggtataatgattctctttttccacttgaaacagattaaaagataaataaatatttcacattcttgtgtaaaattaaatacatgtacatgtcaatgattttatcatggtaaatactgttctctttgtcactcaagacaatgttaaaagacaaaacaaatattgcacactcgaTCTGttctaaaattaaaatcatgtcaaagaAATATTGCATATAtcgtatacgtttgaaattttactgagcaattgttacataaccatttctaatcctacaaatgaatactcttttattaaggggtactacacccctgcccaattttatgcctatttttgcatttttctcaaaattatagcgcattggtgacaagtaagatatgtatgttataggggcaaggactacaactactgtactggaaattttatttcagcattacagtcagagttacagtcaaaaatgagggaaacccaatatttgatcaataaatcaataactacttcccttgagttgctgaattttcaatgcagtagttgtagtccttgcccctataatatacatatcttacttaccaccaatgcgctataattttgagaaaatgcaaaaataggcaaaattggccagggtgtagtacccctttaactgTATTGcacaggtatttggatataacataACATTCTATTCAGTTTTGTGAGCCAGGACTGACTGGTATTATTGTATATTATATTACAAATGTAGTGCATCATTTTGTATCTTTTGTTTTCTTGATTTATCTTTGATTTTGTGATTTGATTGTGATTTtggttgattttgataatttaaaaaaataataaaagcacAGGGCATCTCGGTGCCTTGtggaaaagattttaaaaaaagatggggacaaagaccatgaatagagaggaaggcacttatttcctaagtcacgtatttgacccacttttgaagactggaagtgaGCTACAACTCACAACCAgaagccagtttcccgggaaagtggatcagatgctcacatctgaagatgaagtcctccgacgagatagacgaaatattagtaagtaaaaactgaCTGGTTTTGGTGGCAAGCAAAATTACTAATTGATCACATTGTTGGTTGTACAGGGGTACAAATTTCAACTTACTCCGATTTTAGTAAAAGTCAAATTGCTCGTCTTGACATGCGAATCAAGAAATGGTATAGAGCTTGCCTTCTAAACTGTTTACTTTACTTGTAaatcaacagtggcctatggacgCCCAATGGCCTTTGAGCTTGTTTGCCCTCTATCTCAGGTGGACACAGTGCTTTTTCCGATTCCTGTTAGCTACACAAAAAATTTgccaccatttttttcaaaattggagcaagttgaaatttttaccccgtacaaccaaaaaagtgacattttaccTAAAAATGTGGTTTTTGTAGGATAAACGCCGTAATGATAGATCAAAGATAGCACACAATACATTGttttaatccttgtgatcagacgagtaatttggtatATATCTCAAcaagatcggagcattttcaatgttttatttatttatttttatttatttatttatttatttatttatttatttatttatttatttatttatttatttatttatttatttatttatttatttatttatttatttatttatttatttatttatttatttatttatttatttatttatttatttatttatttatttacttttttacccctgtatgacctttcggGACCTCTAGCGGTCATCAGGGTCAAATCAAAATAGCTCCATATCTTACAATCAACATTGAACTTGTGTGGAAATTGTCATGCTTCTAATAAAAGGTGCACAATGGCTCCCTgtttgggagcttagcagctgtactccCGGGGCTGTACTATGTAAATCGTACGACCGTAGATCTTGCTTTGTCTGCCCTTTCAAGCAGTTAATCGTGACATCATTCTACATTGTTGTCAGGAATAtgaattctatagaatattacaTTCAAGTTGACCTCTGGTATGCTTGTTTTCCAGTGAACCAATTTTTGATTTGAAAACCACTCATCTAAGGGACTACATGTACAGTTAGTTGTACACCAGAATGTAtaagtatacgctggcgaagttacgtaattaatcggattaactaccatagcaataggtcaaaacaattttgaacatatcgcgctacactacaagcaggttgaactaatcacctgtgtatgtctgcaatcatactgcgtgtttatactgagcactctgtatttttacccggtatttaatacctggtaacccacaatccgattcaggcaacaaccagcacgtttctactgatgcttaaaataaggtatgtaccggaagtactgaaactgttttcttgaccttcaagctgcttttaaggtcacgatgtgatacataaaatgtacgtcaagaagttcaacacccagcaaccattaaccgttgtgtttccactggtAGAAATaacgggtgtcacaccacatgaTCTACCTCATgaggatcacggttgccgggtgtccacaccgcatcactctgaaccgatctgtttccactgcgcacattaaccggtaacactctaaactaaaccgcattacccgccaaccgttccccagtagaaacacgcagaaagatactaatcttacaggtacaagtgatcagcatgatatggttcaatgcagaggtacagcgtgaacgtatcagtgcagcgtggtatattcaaaaattgttttgacctattgctatggtagttaatccgattattacgtaacttcgccagcgtatatgatttagcatatacatgtagttttgtatgtattcgccatagaagtgatgcTGTAAAAggtttaactaccatagcaataggtgaatgaATACATCGtccacaccaggtaaataattattttgtatacacTCAGTAAacgacaggggcgtagcaagcgggggaccGTGAGGGTGGACGAAGTCATCGAGGGTTCATGGGCCCCGATCACAAAatcgaaaattaaataagggctgataatggagagcagggctggatttaccattggggCAGATgcgcccgggtccagggcccccaaaatttgggggccccaaaattgccctatgtaTCTTTCTCCTAACCCCAATAATAGCAtgttttttgcccaaaattgtaaaatttgccgcgcttcgcgcgcattcaaatagtATAATTCATGttgatttggggctaaaatagtctgaatttgaattttttcgcgtgctttgcgcgcaaatgtcccagtaacatcggaacaaaatatgttagtccccctctatattatacgtaaaccaaaacttggccactgacttgagtacgagtgcacatgccttcctcgggacgtgagttcggggcctccaaatttgggCCTGGTCCAGGGCTCCCATAATtttaatcccgccctggttaaaaggacccgtactgctccttgtccatgggcccctgatgctcttgctacaccCCTGGTAAACGAACCGGTCTATAAATGCCTGCCTACTGCTGAAAGTAGATGCTAATGCTAGAtgctagttaatccgattaattacgtcacttctacggcgaatggaATTGAAAACTTAGTGACAATGGTCCGAATCGATCGACTCGCATTTCTCAAGTACATAGCTGCATTGAGATGAATTGTGTTACCGCCACTTAAAATCATTGTTTTCTGGTATACATATGGTGGTGTATttactattcagtatcgaagttacgtaatgttactatgtcaacgggatcacgcgctagagtaatgaaccacgatcgaaatgatcaccacataaagtatatggcactcgaaggcataccaaagtagcgtgatccggtaaccaagagaattacgtaaccacttcgatgctgaattgataTACAATGTATGATTATATCTCAAATCCTTGCTTATTTCGTTACCATTTTGTAATAACCTGTTGTAAGACCCGCAGTTGAATATATgcgttgaaagaatatgataaaatCCAGACTGCGTATTTGAACAAAAACAATAGGTTTTACAAataccaaaataattatttacctggtgtggaCCATGTGCATGTATTTTCCACATCTTGGTACAAACCATTCATATGGGGTGGAAATGGCACCACTTATATACTTGGGATATCTGTTATATAGATGCCATATCATTCCTATTGTGTGTCAGCTGTGTTTGTGAATATTTGAGTGCAAGCACCGCTAGATCATGCCCCTTCACACCCGCCTTAAGGTTTAGATGAGTAACAATTGTAATTTGAGGACACACTTAGGAGCCTATTGGGTTGAAATCGTAGTGTTAAACTTGTATCAATTGCTATTGTTTATCGTTTATGAtatgtattatttaaaaaaaatgccatCATATTTCCCTCATATGATTAGCAAAAATGTATTGTTTCAGCTTGTGTCGGTACAACCTTTTGCATCATTGCTGATCGTGTATCGTTAGTAACTGGAAAATTGTCAACATGCCTGTAGTTCAACTGATTACCAACATCAAGAAGGACTTGTTCCCAAAGGATTTTAGCGTAAATCTATCCAGTACTGTCCATCAAAGTTTGAAGTGGCCGGATGAGAAGGTTAGTCATTGCCTATTAAACATAAATAATTCAAACCCAAGTAAACGCGTTTGAGACTTTGGAGACACATTTTGCTTTGAACAACTTAAGAAGAGTCTTAACTAATCATAATACTAAAAACCTCAATTTTGTGTCCTCAAAGGCGACTTGGGGACACTTCACACTTGTGGCTCTCCTCTGAATTGCTGTTGACCATGTTGAGTAACAATGTCAGCGATATTTAGGGGATTGAAAGCTAATAATATATTCTTGAAGAAATTCACAGGTTTGTTTGatacaattaacagaatgttcttcttgccaaaaccaaatatattttactgacctgacagtttcggccatcttggtcgaaggccattatcggagtgatggtacttgatccttccttctggttgattggtcaccaacagagggcgcactagcgcccagaagtggatcgtatattacgtgactgagaaaatgggcccctcatctctgttcatggtgtttggagCAAGGTATTTGCGTCAATTGTGATACTAACAATATGTGGGTGAAACAAGTCGTCGTTTTAAAATAAGATTGGGTGAACATAAGGTGGAATCGGACAAAGCAGCAAAAAGTAAAGGTATCTTTACTAGACAAACCAGGAAACAATCGAACAATCCAAATCAGCAATCGCAGACCACGCACGCCAGTTCAacataatcatgttatcaattgggACGGCGCAAAAGTTCTCGACAAGGAATGTGATCTGGGGGCTCGCCGCATCAAAGAATTCATGTGGATAAGAAAGAGAGCTCCAAACATCATGAACAGAGATGCGGGcccattttcatttttcagtcacgtatacgatccacttctgggcgctaTTGCGCCATCTGTTGGcgaccaatcaaccagaaggaaggatcaagtaccatcactccgatgatggccttcatggccgaaactgtcaggtcagtaaaagatatttggttttggcaagaagaacattctgttaaagacccgttcagtgatcccagcgcaagtgtaaaaaaaataaaattgtctataaattgcttaaaagtgaaggataagtcattcaaattgtcatttggtatttttgaaatgacaaatttggtaacaaacgaagaaaacagcagtactgacgaagtttaagccccattcaaatacatgtagctaatttagatactgtgtagtctgtcagtatctaaaatacagattcgtgtaaaatttcttattttgtcttaattacacggctttcggctgaaccacttgcaggctatgttagcacatctatgacaatgacaaaggtaccgaaatctgaattttgatgatttttacgatcgtccggatgagcaaatcactgaatgggcctttaattaatAGGTAATAATACAGTATCTTCTTTACTTTAATATGCGAGTTAATACGGTAAAACTTCATCTACAAGCAGGAGTGCTTATAGATGAATAGACGTCAAATAACTCGGATTAGAACGTTAGAAAGAAGGTCGCCCTCCAAAACACACCATGTAGTTGTACAACCGCAAGCAAggtgttttatatcattattagcatattttaccgttaaacatgcttaatactgctaataatttatttcaagaattttttcttaCTTTGTTTATTTACAGTACATAAATGTGCACATTTTATCTGATCAAGATATGATCCGAGGTGGTGATGGTGAAACACCATGTGCCACTTTACAGGTGTCAGTTTGTAGAATTGGAAAAGACGTGGAAAAGAATCGTCAAATTATCAATACACTCATGGAATTCGTGAGCATGAACCTCAACATACCGAAGGACAGGTAGGTTTTCATTAACATATAACCCGGGCATATAACGCCTCACAGGAGGGTTCTTCGTTCCAGTGAACAACGCGCTGATAGGAGTCAAAATACGCCCATTTTGTTGCTTGCCAGGTATGGGGCAAATCTAGATAATCAGTGAATTTGCGGCACGTCATTTTAAAGTTCTGATTTGTTTGCACACGATCCCAACTTACGAGGTGAATAAGTATTCATCGCTTACACTGTCcaaaccagtggcggcgccaggagtttttcagagggggcaaagtgaatttcaggggggggtgagcaaaatcaacaaattttgcgcaaaattaccgcaaaaagtggaaattttcgtaattttgggttttttctggaaagagttctgactggggggctttgcccccccccccgtggcgCAGCCACTGGTCCAAGCCCTTGTTTATTTATGACACAAAGTCAGCCATTTAAATTACGATTCTATGTTTGCCTTTCAGAATCGCTTGTATTTTGCATGATCTGCCAGATGA encodes the following:
- the LOC140158229 gene encoding MIF-like protein mif-2, with the protein product MPVVQLITNIKKDLFPKDFSVNLSSTVHQSLKWPDEKYINVHILSDQDMIRGGDGETPCATLQVSVCRIGKDVEKNRQIINTLMEFVSMNLNIPKDRIACILHDLPDELVGLPNGGLVSDIPK